The Chelatococcus sp. HY11 genome includes a window with the following:
- a CDS encoding outer membrane protein transport protein, which yields MGGGRFWWWALTLAFCIPGGSNGAAAGAFGTREQNARSQGAAFAGAAAGSGGLGSIFWNPASIALFPGLQSESDLSLSGAQARLSPDPYTLSSMDALGGSPWSSGDMGVWRYTAASYASYQLNSSWWIGAALNSPYGFISKPRQDWAGQTYARSSHLMSVAVTPTVGYRVNDWLTIGGGVTAQYLDLTFKQATFAAPGASSAILQGDDLGLGFSLGATMQPRPGTMVGIGYRSPIHHEVSGQWAATPGIPMPMKTGLTLPEMVSVGVSQQLNPRWTILATGEWTNWSRLDRSAVFNRATGLPVSSLSFGYRDGTFLSLGAEYQWQQGVAMRAGVGFETSPVTNEARNPRLIDSDKVWASIGASYQATDRLGLDIGYSRQFMRQAPVRITGAHPDFNGSTFIADGKASADIISFAWRYRWDAPPRPTFVDRYAPATY from the coding sequence ATGGGTGGCGGTCGGTTCTGGTGGTGGGCGTTGACCTTGGCGTTCTGTATCCCCGGAGGAAGCAACGGCGCCGCAGCTGGTGCCTTCGGCACTCGAGAGCAGAATGCTCGTAGCCAGGGCGCCGCCTTCGCCGGCGCAGCGGCCGGAAGTGGGGGGCTTGGCTCGATTTTCTGGAATCCCGCGTCGATCGCACTGTTTCCAGGCCTGCAGAGCGAGAGCGATCTCAGTTTGTCCGGGGCGCAGGCGCGGCTGTCTCCGGACCCTTACACGCTCTCGTCGATGGACGCATTGGGGGGCAGCCCTTGGTCGTCAGGCGATATGGGTGTCTGGCGCTATACGGCTGCCAGCTACGCGAGCTATCAGCTCAACAGTTCATGGTGGATTGGAGCTGCCCTGAACTCGCCTTATGGTTTCATCTCGAAGCCCCGGCAGGACTGGGCCGGCCAAACTTACGCACGTTCATCCCATCTCATGAGCGTGGCGGTTACACCGACTGTTGGCTACCGTGTGAACGATTGGCTGACTATAGGCGGCGGCGTTACGGCGCAGTATCTCGACCTGACTTTCAAGCAGGCGACATTTGCGGCCCCAGGCGCGTCGAGCGCTATCCTCCAAGGCGATGATCTCGGACTCGGCTTTTCCCTGGGCGCCACAATGCAGCCGCGGCCGGGCACAATGGTCGGGATTGGCTACCGGTCTCCCATACACCACGAAGTATCCGGGCAATGGGCGGCGACCCCAGGCATTCCCATGCCCATGAAGACCGGACTGACCCTGCCGGAAATGGTGAGTGTCGGTGTCTCCCAACAGCTCAACCCTCGCTGGACAATCCTGGCGACGGGCGAATGGACCAACTGGAGCCGGCTGGATCGCTCGGCCGTCTTCAACCGCGCGACAGGCTTGCCCGTCAGTAGCCTTTCGTTCGGCTATCGCGACGGCACGTTCCTGTCCCTCGGTGCTGAATATCAGTGGCAGCAGGGCGTAGCCATGCGGGCCGGTGTCGGCTTCGAGACGTCCCCGGTCACCAACGAGGCGCGCAACCCGAGGCTGATCGATTCGGACAAGGTCTGGGCTTCCATCGGTGCAAGCTATCAGGCGACGGACAGGCTCGGGCTCGATATCGGGTATTCGCGCCAGTTCATGCGGCAGGCTCCCGTGCGAATCACCGGGGCGCATCCTGATTTCAACGGCTCCACCTTCATTGCTGATGGAAAGGCCTCCGCCGACATCATTTCCTTCGCCTGGCGCTACCGCTGGGATGCGCCGCCGCGTCCCACGTTCGTCGATCGTTACGCCCCCGCAACCTATTGA
- a CDS encoding fumarylacetoacetate hydrolase family protein, translated as MKLVRFGKVGEEKPGLVDADGAIRDLSGVVPDVAGPYLSKSKLAELAKLDPASLPKVDAGVRLGACVGNVGNFIAVGLNYADHAAETNSPIPSEPILFNKARSCIVGPNDDVMVPFASEKMDWEVELAIVIGEKASNVSEADALSVVAGFCVCNDVSERAWQTERGGQWMKGKGCPTFGPLGPWLVTPDEISDIQSLGMWLDVNGKRAQTGSTNTMIFGALYLVHYISQFMLLEPGDVITTGTPPGVGMGMKPPVYLKAGDVMTLGIEGLGSQRQTVVPYKAG; from the coding sequence ATGAAGCTTGTGCGTTTCGGCAAGGTGGGTGAGGAAAAGCCAGGTCTGGTCGATGCTGATGGGGCCATTCGGGACCTCAGCGGTGTCGTGCCGGATGTGGCCGGTCCTTATCTCTCCAAGTCAAAGCTGGCAGAACTGGCGAAGCTGGACCCAGCTTCGTTGCCGAAGGTCGATGCCGGTGTCCGTCTCGGCGCATGCGTCGGCAACGTGGGAAATTTCATCGCCGTCGGCCTCAACTACGCCGACCACGCGGCTGAAACCAATTCTCCGATTCCGAGCGAACCTATCCTCTTCAACAAGGCGCGCTCCTGCATCGTCGGCCCGAACGACGACGTGATGGTCCCATTCGCTTCCGAGAAGATGGACTGGGAAGTGGAACTCGCCATCGTCATCGGCGAGAAAGCCTCCAACGTCTCGGAAGCTGATGCGCTTTCAGTCGTTGCCGGCTTCTGCGTCTGCAACGACGTCTCCGAGCGCGCCTGGCAGACCGAGCGCGGCGGCCAGTGGATGAAGGGCAAGGGCTGCCCGACATTCGGCCCGCTTGGTCCCTGGCTGGTGACGCCCGATGAGATCTCGGACATCCAGAGCCTCGGCATGTGGCTCGACGTCAATGGCAAGCGTGCGCAGACCGGCTCGACGAACACAATGATCTTCGGCGCGCTCTATCTCGTGCACTACATCTCGCAGTTCATGCTGCTTGAGCCCGGCGATGTCATCACCACCGGCACGCCTCCTGGCGTTGGCATGGGCATGAAGCCCCCGGTTTATCTGAAGGCCGGTGACGTCATGACCCTCGGCATCGAGGGCCTCGGGTCGCAGCGCCAGACCGTGGTGCCCTACAAGGCCGGCTGA
- the argC gene encoding N-acetyl-gamma-glutamyl-phosphate reductase encodes MSAASFKDGTVPSVFIDGEAGTTGLGIRERLQALGGITVKSIDPELRKDPKARQAMMAAVDLLVLCLPDAAAREAVALARDLGANAPRILDASTAHRTDPAWTYGFAELEEGQADAIRTAKYVANPGCYATGAIALLRPLVDTGLIPTDYALTINAVSGYSGGGRTMIEDYEAGRAPAFEFYGLGFNHKHLPEITALSRLDVTPIFIPSVGNFRQGMLVSVPLHLASLPAQPPAEDLAAALAAHYRDSEFVRVIGIDEANATGGRLEPEALNNTDKLELFVFSDKDGGRVALVARLDNLGKGASGAAVQNIKLMLGQ; translated from the coding sequence ATGAGCGCAGCGTCCTTCAAGGATGGAACCGTGCCCAGCGTCTTCATCGACGGCGAGGCGGGAACGACCGGCCTTGGGATTCGCGAGCGCCTGCAGGCGCTCGGCGGCATCACGGTGAAGAGCATCGATCCCGAACTGCGCAAGGACCCCAAGGCGCGCCAGGCGATGATGGCGGCTGTGGATCTCCTCGTGCTGTGCCTGCCGGATGCAGCGGCGCGCGAGGCGGTTGCGCTGGCGCGCGATCTCGGCGCCAATGCCCCGCGCATTCTCGATGCCAGCACCGCGCACCGCACGGACCCCGCCTGGACCTACGGCTTTGCCGAGCTGGAGGAAGGACAGGCTGATGCCATTCGCACGGCGAAGTATGTCGCCAATCCAGGCTGCTACGCGACGGGGGCCATCGCGCTTTTGCGGCCGCTCGTCGATACCGGTCTCATCCCCACCGACTATGCGCTGACCATCAACGCCGTCAGCGGCTATTCGGGCGGTGGCCGCACGATGATCGAGGACTACGAGGCGGGTCGGGCGCCGGCTTTCGAGTTCTACGGCCTTGGCTTCAATCACAAGCATCTGCCCGAGATCACGGCTTTGAGCCGGCTCGATGTCACGCCGATCTTCATTCCCTCTGTCGGCAACTTTCGGCAGGGTATGCTCGTCAGCGTGCCGCTGCATCTGGCGAGCCTTCCCGCGCAGCCGCCAGCGGAGGATCTGGCGGCTGCACTGGCGGCCCATTATCGCGACAGTGAATTCGTGCGTGTGATCGGGATCGACGAGGCCAATGCCACCGGCGGCCGCCTTGAGCCCGAGGCGCTCAACAATACGGATAAGCTTGAGCTTTTCGTGTTTTCGGACAAGGACGGCGGCCGCGTGGCGCTCGTCGCCCGGCTCGACAATCTCGGCAAGGGTGCCTCCGGCGCCGCGGTGCAGAACATCAAGTTGATGCTGGGGCAGTAA
- the speB gene encoding agmatinase, translated as MPSDEPQSGPAIDNAFLGTVRGGASDPTFAGALSFMRRRYSRDLVGIDTVIWGVPYDCSTSNRPGTRFGPQAIRRASAIFDGDPQFPSGLDPFAESSVVDWGDCAFDYRRLQDVPGLIERGAGHILGHGCHLVTLGGDHSITLPLLRAHAAMHGPLALVQFDAHQDTWSDDAGQGHGSFVTTAEAEGLIDTSRSIQLGVRTVAPDDFGIEIIDAYEARELGVKAIIQRIEERVGTAPAYLSFDIDALDPAFAPGTGTPVAGGFSSAEALMILWGLRGLDWHGMDVVEVSPPYDHADITAIAAASIVQHYLQILAEKDD; from the coding sequence GTGCCGTCTGACGAGCCACAGTCCGGGCCCGCCATCGACAATGCCTTCCTTGGGACTGTGCGGGGAGGGGCGAGCGATCCCACCTTCGCCGGGGCGCTCTCCTTCATGCGCAGGCGCTATAGCCGCGATCTTGTCGGCATCGACACGGTGATCTGGGGGGTGCCCTATGATTGCAGCACGTCGAACCGGCCGGGCACACGTTTTGGCCCACAGGCGATCCGCCGAGCCTCGGCGATTTTCGATGGCGATCCGCAATTTCCCTCCGGCCTCGATCCCTTCGCCGAATCCAGCGTCGTCGATTGGGGCGACTGCGCTTTCGACTACAGGCGCCTCCAGGACGTGCCGGGCCTTATCGAACGCGGGGCGGGCCATATCCTCGGCCATGGCTGCCATCTCGTTACGCTTGGCGGCGACCATTCCATAACCTTACCGTTGCTACGCGCCCATGCGGCTATGCATGGGCCGCTCGCGCTCGTGCAGTTTGACGCGCATCAAGATACCTGGAGCGATGACGCGGGGCAGGGGCATGGCAGCTTCGTCACGACCGCCGAAGCCGAGGGCCTCATCGACACGTCACGGTCGATCCAGCTCGGTGTCCGCACGGTTGCTCCCGATGACTTCGGCATCGAGATCATCGACGCTTATGAGGCGCGTGAGCTCGGCGTGAAGGCCATCATCCAGCGTATCGAGGAGAGGGTGGGGACGGCGCCTGCGTATCTCTCCTTCGACATCGATGCGCTCGATCCCGCCTTCGCGCCCGGCACGGGCACGCCTGTTGCGGGGGGCTTCAGTTCGGCGGAAGCCCTGATGATCCTCTGGGGACTGCGCGGGCTCGACTGGCACGGCATGGACGTCGTCGAGGTTTCCCCGCCTTACGACCATGCCGACATAACGGCGATCGCCGCGGCCTCCATTGTGCAGCATTACCTGCAGATCCTGGCGGAGAAGGACGACTGA
- the rpsI gene encoding 30S ribosomal protein S9 gives MAETLQSLSELGERIAPAAPDAPVHVQKLDAHGRAYATGKRKDAIARVWIKPGAGQITINDRPVDVYFARPVLRMILRQPLVVANRVDQYDINVTVLGGGLSGQAGAVRHGLSKALTHYEPELRSVLKKEGFLTRDSRVVERKKYGRAKARRSFQFSKR, from the coding sequence ATGGCCGAGACCCTCCAGAGCCTTTCCGAGCTGGGTGAGCGCATTGCGCCGGCCGCTCCTGACGCGCCGGTCCATGTCCAGAAGCTGGACGCGCACGGCCGGGCCTACGCCACCGGCAAGCGTAAGGACGCGATCGCCCGCGTCTGGATCAAGCCCGGCGCTGGCCAGATCACCATCAACGATCGTCCGGTCGACGTCTATTTCGCCCGTCCGGTGCTGCGCATGATCCTGCGCCAGCCGCTTGTCGTCGCCAACCGCGTCGACCAGTACGACATCAATGTCACCGTTCTCGGCGGCGGCTTGTCCGGCCAGGCCGGCGCGGTGCGCCATGGTCTTTCCAAGGCGCTGACGCATTACGAGCCGGAGCTGCGCTCCGTGCTCAAGAAGGAAGGCTTCCTCACCCGCGACAGCCGCGTGGTCGAGCGTAAGAAGTACGGCCGCGCCAAGGCTCGCCGTTCCTTCCAGTTCTCGAAGCGCTGA
- the rplM gene encoding 50S ribosomal protein L13 — protein sequence MKTYSAKPADVEKKWVLIDASGLVVGRLATIVALRLRGKHKPSFTPHVDDGDNIIVINADKVVLTGRKRDQKVYYHHTGYPGGIKERTAKFILEGRFPERIVEKAVERMLPRGPLGRKQLGNLRVYKGAAHPHEAQQPVTLDVGAMNRKNVRSA from the coding sequence ATGAAGACTTATTCGGCCAAACCAGCCGACGTCGAGAAGAAGTGGGTGCTCATCGACGCCTCCGGGCTCGTTGTCGGCCGCCTCGCTACGATCGTCGCCCTCCGGCTGCGTGGCAAGCACAAGCCCTCTTTCACCCCGCATGTGGACGATGGCGACAACATCATCGTCATCAATGCCGATAAGGTGGTCCTCACCGGTCGCAAGCGCGACCAGAAGGTCTACTACCACCACACCGGCTATCCCGGCGGCATCAAGGAGCGGACTGCGAAGTTCATCCTGGAGGGGCGTTTTCCGGAGCGTATCGTTGAGAAGGCTGTGGAGCGCATGCTCCCGCGTGGTCCGCTCGGCCGCAAGCAGCTCGGCAATCTGCGCGTCTACAAGGGCGCTGCCCATCCCCATGAAGCCCAGCAGCCCGTCACGCTCGACGTCGGCGCTATGAACCGTAAGAACGTGAGGAGCGCCTGA
- a CDS encoding CoA-binding protein has product MSHDNYSDDLIRRILNETRTIALIGASNNPARPSHGVMAYLIDAGYALYPVNPGLAGQLLLGREVYASLGDVPVPIDMVDVFRNSEAAGAVVDEALALPTLPKVIWMQLGVRNDAAAARAEAKGVTVIMNRCPAIERPRLLGGAAH; this is encoded by the coding sequence ATGTCCCACGATAACTACAGCGACGACCTGATCCGTCGCATCCTGAATGAGACGCGGACGATCGCACTGATCGGCGCATCCAACAACCCGGCACGGCCGAGCCATGGCGTCATGGCTTATCTCATCGATGCCGGCTACGCGCTTTATCCCGTCAATCCCGGGCTCGCAGGCCAGCTGCTTCTGGGCCGCGAGGTCTATGCAAGCCTCGGTGATGTGCCTGTTCCCATCGATATGGTCGATGTTTTCCGCAATTCGGAGGCGGCGGGCGCGGTCGTCGACGAAGCACTGGCGCTGCCAACCCTGCCGAAGGTCATCTGGATGCAGCTCGGTGTCCGCAATGACGCCGCCGCCGCGCGGGCCGAGGCAAAGGGTGTCACCGTCATCATGAACCGCTGCCCGGCCATTGAGCGCCCTCGCCTTCTGGGCGGCGCAGCCCACTGA